Proteins found in one Limanda limanda chromosome 18, fLimLim1.1, whole genome shotgun sequence genomic segment:
- the LOC133024836 gene encoding serine/threonine-protein kinase pim-3-like: MMTSDFREMDPGESPHILQAETKTSPEADGPAPRVCRVKGRKKTLKENVVGKAGKTKIEANKETAPHLKDVAPTKAVVRSRRKITFGVRKRKKKRKRASGDHHRANFAEKYWQLDKIGEGGFGSVFAGFRRADCLPVAIKHVEEKHLLEPVCLNGKNLPAEVAIMMKLAAEKNDSEGMSAPIELLEWYDLGNKVILVLERPFLSQDLHNYTVDHGPVPECKARILMRQLVDAAIGLEKRQIFHCDIKLENILIETGSCVPGVRLIDFGMSEIIEKDTVFTIFRGTEGHKPPEWYVNSCHKPAPSTVWQLGIVLFEMLQKEYFSTEDFLKNKLKMPKMSKDCTDFLQLCLREDPALRSILTELRLHQWLI, encoded by the exons ATGATGACCAGTGACTTTAGAGAGATGGATCCTGGTGAGTCCCCTCACATACTCCAGGCAGAAACAAAGACCAGCCCTGAGGCTGATGGACCCGCTCCGAGGGTTTGCAGAGTTAAGGGAAGGAAAAAGACGCTCAAAGAAAATGTTGTCGGAAAAGCAGGAAAGACAAAGATAGAAGCTAACAAGGAGACGGCGCCCCACTTGAAGGACGTTGCTCCTACTAAAG CTGTAGTAAGAAGCAGAAGGAAGATAACTTTTGGagttagaaaaagaaaaaagaaaaggaagagggcTTCAGGAGACCACCACAGAGCTAACTTTGCGGAAAAATACTGGCAGCTGGATAAGATTGGCGAAGGAGGGTTCGGATCCGTGTTTGCTGGCTTCCGCAGAGCGGACTGTCTGCCAGTGGCCATCAAACACGTAGAGGAAAAACATCTCCTCGAACCAGTGTGCCTAAATGGGAAGAACCTACCCGCAGAGGTGGCCATAATGATGAAACTGGCAGCTGAAAAAAATGACTCTGAGGGGATGTCTGCACCAATAGAATTACTGGAGTGGTATGACCTGGGCAACAAGGTGATACTGGTGCTGGAGAGACCTTTCCTTTCCCAGGACCTTCACAATTACACAGTCGACCATGGGCCTGTACCGGAGTGCAAGGCCAGGATCCTGATGAGACAGCTGGTGGATGCAGCTATTGGTTTGGAGAAGAGGCAAATCTTTCACTGCGACATAAAACTTGAGAATATTCTAATTGAAACAGGATCTTGTGTCCCAGGGGTTCGCCTCATTGATTTTGGTATGAGCGAAATTATAGAAAAAGACACAGTTTTCACTATATTCCGTGGCACCGAAGGACACAAACCTCCAGAGTGGTACGTGAACTCCTGCCACAAGCCTGCTCCATCCACAGTGTGGCAGCTCGGGATCGTCCTCTTCGAAATGCTCCAGAAAGAATATTTTTCCACTGAAGACTTTCtcaaaaataaactgaaaatgcCTAAGATGTCCAAAGATTGCACCGATTTCCTTCAACTGTGTTTGAGGGAAGACCCGGCGCTGCGCTCCATCCTGACAGAGCTCCGGCTTCACCAGTGGCTGATATGA